From one Microbacterium aurum genomic stretch:
- a CDS encoding DNA cytosine methyltransferase has product MADIESDQTVFRLGELFSGPGGIAAGAREASKSVPGYSIAHAWATDYDKDTCATYKHNFQGANVIHEDVRKLDIKKQLGPIDGLAFGFPCNDFSVVGERKGIDGTFGPLYEYGARVIDEYAPQWFVAENVGGLRNSNDGMAFEMILDRLQHAGGQRGGYKLYPHLYKFEEYGIPQRRHRILIVGIRDDIDLEFTVPSPEPYRDADNSVETALAGIPGWAENQERTKQSDDVVRRLKHILPGQNAFTADIPAELQLNVGGAKISQIYKRLEAKKPSYTITGSGGGGTHVYHWEEHRALTNRERARIQTFPDTFEFKGGKESVRKQIGMAVPVEGARIVFEAVLRTFARIPYEGIEPNLQHIVPARRVEEERLRGATA; this is encoded by the coding sequence GGCATTGCTGCAGGCGCTCGGGAAGCGTCCAAGTCCGTGCCTGGTTACTCCATCGCTCATGCCTGGGCCACCGACTACGACAAGGACACCTGCGCGACCTACAAGCACAACTTCCAGGGCGCTAACGTCATCCACGAGGACGTCCGAAAGCTTGACATCAAGAAGCAGCTGGGTCCGATTGACGGTCTCGCCTTCGGCTTTCCCTGCAACGACTTCTCTGTGGTCGGTGAGCGGAAGGGCATCGACGGCACCTTCGGCCCGCTCTATGAGTACGGCGCACGAGTGATTGATGAGTATGCCCCGCAGTGGTTTGTGGCTGAGAACGTGGGCGGGCTGAGGAACTCGAACGACGGTATGGCGTTCGAGATGATTCTCGATCGCCTCCAGCACGCGGGAGGTCAGCGGGGCGGGTACAAGCTCTACCCTCACCTCTACAAGTTCGAGGAGTACGGGATTCCTCAGCGCCGGCATCGCATCCTCATCGTCGGTATCCGAGACGATATCGATCTCGAGTTCACGGTGCCTTCGCCTGAGCCGTATCGCGATGCGGACAACTCTGTGGAGACCGCGCTCGCCGGAATTCCGGGGTGGGCCGAGAACCAGGAGCGCACGAAGCAGAGCGACGACGTCGTCAGACGACTCAAGCACATCCTTCCCGGTCAGAATGCATTCACGGCCGACATTCCCGCGGAGCTCCAGCTCAACGTTGGTGGTGCCAAGATCAGCCAGATCTACAAGAGGCTCGAGGCGAAGAAGCCGTCCTACACGATCACGGGATCAGGTGGCGGTGGGACGCATGTCTACCACTGGGAGGAGCACCGCGCGTTGACGAATCGCGAACGTGCTCGTATTCAGACGTTCCCTGACACGTTCGAGTTCAAGGGCGGCAAGGAGAGCGTGCGTAAGCAGATCGGGATGGCGGTTCCGGTCGAGGGCGCGCGAATCGTGTTCGAGGCGGTCCTACGTACGTTCGCGCGTATCCCTTACGAGGGGATCGAGCCCAACCTGCAGCACATCGTGCCGGCTCGTCGCGTTGAGGAGGAGCGGCTGAGGGGCGCCACGGCCTAA